Proteins encoded together in one Verrucomicrobiia bacterium window:
- a CDS encoding DUF1328 domain-containing protein, with translation MLSWTITFLIVALIAALLGFTGIAGTAASIAQILFVVFLVMFLVSLIAGRRRV, from the coding sequence ATGTTAAGCTGGACCATCACCTTCCTGATCGTGGCGCTGATCGCCGCGCTCTTGGGATTCACAGGCATCGCGGGCACGGCTGCGAGCATCGCGCAAATCCTGTTCGTCGTGTTCCTCGTCATGTTCCTGGTTTCGCTCATAGCGGGACGCCGCCGGGTGTAA